In the genome of Acanthopagrus latus isolate v.2019 chromosome 4, fAcaLat1.1, whole genome shotgun sequence, the window CAAACAAGTTCAACCTCACTCACATTTGTGCTGCAGCTAGatatatttgctttcttgcatGAAAGAGTTTCCTATTTCTAGAGCCAAGTTTTAAACCCAGTTTTCTGGAGTTTTCCATGAGCTCTTCAACGCACCAAAATGGAAGAATTTTTCCAAAAAGGAAGTCTCTCCCTGCTTTCAACATCTCCACTCCTCGGTTTTTAGATGATAAATGGCTGCCTGAAAGGTTTAAACTTAGTAAAAGTGAAGGCACGTGTGATGGattctctgttttcttccctTAACATGACCTACACATGCTTTGTgattcataataataattaaagcagCTCACagctgttctcctcctccagcacagAGTACCACACACAGTACTACGAGTTCACCGGGGTCAGCAGCTGCTGGGATGTGATCCACCTGCACCGCCTGCTGTGGGCCTCAGTGGCGCTCAACGTGCTCGGCATGTTCCTGGGAATCATCGCTGCCGCCATCCTTGGGGCGTACAAAGATATGGTGAGGagtcaaaaaaagagaaagtgtctGTTTAGAAGTAAAACTAAAAGTGCTCTTtggagtgaaaacagaaaattcaaagACAGAATGTTTGAAGGTACAGCTGAGGGAAATAAAAAGCTGCAGCGCTTTGATGCAGACTTTTTATTACACTCATGTAGTTACTGTTTCTTATTACAGGCCACATAAAGTCATCTGGAAACATCTGTTTCCTGCCTGTGTGATCTCTAGGGTGTGTCATCAAAGTACATTACACTGAAGTatgagcttttcttttctgctctgttACTTTACCTAAGCTTTATTTGGATCACAGTACTGGTTCATGTGTGTGCGGATGTCTTCGTTCTGTTGCCTCACTTAGCGAAAATCTACTGCTCAGACATGAAAGTGATAGAATCCAGTTCCTCTGGCATGAACGGTAGTCTGGTAATCTTTTTAAGACACGTCTTAATGGTTCTGATTTTTACGATTATTGTTCCTGAAGTTCGTTTGGCGCACGCTCGCTCGCTTATGATGACTTCccaaactacttttttttactgtttcccTGCAGCAGAAGCCAACTCCACAGATGGCCCCCAGCCCCACGCCGCCACCCCACATCCTGTACAACCCAAACCAACACATGCTCAGCTACGCTGGCTTCTGTCCTTCAGGACAGGCTCTGCCCGCCTACCCCAACTATCCAATACCCATGCAGGTGAGAAAGAACCAATTACAGGCACCTTTTCATTACACTGTAGGGAAAGTACAGGCATGGATAACAAAATTGGTGACGGTTGGAAGCAATTTAGCtacttcagtttcagggtcttGGTATGTTGGCTACGTCACCTGGATAGAAAATGATTATCCACACCTGTGTTTTTCAACACAAGGGCCAATCCTCTGTTCCAATGATTTAGTTCTGAAACCAGATGAGCAGCACCAGATCAAATGTGCTCTTGCTGCACAGCTGTTTCACCCTCAGCTCAAAGCGCTTGACCAGAGAGAATCCTGTGTATCTGCACTGACACCTCACGCCATATCATTCAGTTCAAACATTCATCGTCCCCTCAGTACGAATTTGAATTGCTTTCTTGATACTTAACTTCACATTATTCCAGTACTTTGGTGTatcatttctgcaaaacaccgCTATGTTCACATATGACATCACAGGCTACATATCTGTCACCCACAACGGGTCTCTTCAGGCGAAACATTATGTCTTCCTAACCATggggtttttgtgcctaaacctagccaGACAATAAGCTTTGTGTAGTCacaacatgaaaaggaaaatttaatttgaaaacacGTAAAGCTGCAGCATAAagaaatataatgttttaacttACCCGTGGTTTGCAAAAACTTACataatcaacatttattctggcaatttggttgtttttatgagCAATTAACTGCAAAACTAATGCCGTTCTTATCAGCCAGTCATGCTCTGTGTTTAGTGTTTACTGGCATGCTGACACACTTTGCTAAGATGGTAAACATAATACACAGTATACATGATCAACATCAACAGGTTACCACTGTCATTTTGACCAGGTTAAAACTGCAAACATGGCTGTAGAATTTTTTTactgctctgcttttttttagaaatatcttctttttttttctcctggtgCTCATCCAAGGCCAGAAATGCCTGACTTGATAAACGGATGCCCTGACCAGTCTAGTCGCCAGAATGAAAGCCGGCAATgtgcgtttctgcaaaccacggaaATGATGAAACTTAAAATATCTTTATGTTgcagttttatatttgtttacattacatttactaTTTTATGTCATGACAGCGCTGCTGGGTTAAACAAAGATCTAGTTTTGGCCTAAAACAAATGGTCTCATTTAAAATATGGTTTCACGCTCACAAATGTTGATATGCTGTCTTGAACAGTTGTCTCTCCACCACACGCTCCCCCTCCTCATCGCGTCATGAAAGTCATctcatgtaatgtgaacatgatgtgacacTTACTGCAGTAATGTTGATCTGACATGTGTGAAACATGCACATGTAATTTATCCgtgttttgcagaaaagtaCAATGCCAACTTTTTATTCTGGAGACTGGGCTGGGCACAGCGTAAACCCAGACGGGAGCTGTAGTACTTCAACAAGCCAATCACCTCAAATCAGCAGATCCATTGTAATTGAAATTTCTATTATTTCTCAGATTTTCTATTGATGACGGCTAATAtttgctgatgtttctgtggctgCTACCAGCTACGcaatcaatcaaataaaaaacacacctcagaAATAATTTTACCTTATCTTTGGCTCTCCTTGCACATACCGTCTGCAACTTACCACTCCCTGTCctgtctcttcccctctccaACAGCATAACGGCAGCTATCAGCCTCCCACCACTCCCCAGCTGATCCCTGAGGGAGGCCCCGCGTCCagcacctgtctgtctgaagagaaccagaaccagcagccCTCTCAGCAGGCTCCCACCCAGCCACAGCCTCAAGGAGGCACCCAGGAACCAGGAGGCTACATGCTGACACCCAACGCTCCCGTCCTCTACGGGTCCTCCTACAGCCCCTTTGAGAAACCTCCGCCGTACGCCTGCTGAGCTCTGGAGGGATGCTGGAGGCAAAACATCTTGATTGACGAGAAACACTCAGTGAGCTTCACAACGACTCTGTGCTGatgtaaatgtttcatgtgGTCGCACTGAAGAGAGGCACAGACTTATAGCTATGTAGTGTGATTATATAGACATGATTAAGTtatttcatgtgtattcaaTAAAGAAAACGATTTGGGAagtatttgctttctttctgaGAGTTCAAAAAGATAAGGCTGATACCACTGTCATAtctgaagctacagccaggagactGAAACCTGGGGGAAATATGCTGCGTACAGAAGCAAATCCACCCACCAGCCACTCCCAGCTTCactaattaacattttatatcattttctttacaaaactTAAAGTGTAAAAACTACAAATAGACTCCAGGAAGTAAAGCAAatttcccaaacttttttttgtcttacatattacatatgAATACGTGTGTAGCCATACACCTGACTGTAATCTGAtagctgtttctgtgtcactATAATAACTTCTGTACGGGCGATTAAAAGGGCTTTCTCGAGATGTGAACTGGAGACTAAATGGCGCTGACgttgctgttatttatttttgtgtgaatcAATTAATGTGCACTTTAAAGTCAATATCCAATATATGTATTATTGATGGTGCATGTTCACTGCTGTGGGATAGGACTCTGTAGCTGCTGCTATGAGATGCATTATGTATTAAAGACAAATTCATTCACTGATGTATAAAAATCCATGTGGAGTAAGGGCTTCATCGGAATCTCACATTAGTTATTTAAGAAGGTTGATACCAATGGGAGATGTGCGAGTGCTGTCAATCTTTTCATCTCCGacataaatgtaattaagtGTGTTTCCTCAAgtgtttaaatgtcatattttaaagtatcaccagTAACAACTTCTTTTCACTGTATAGATCCACCTCAAAGTGAGACTAGATACAGTATTAAAGTCACTTTTTAACAAAGTAAATGTACTGCTACAGCATTGGTCTGGTTTAATCAGAAATATATGATGAAAAAAGTATTGAAATATTGGTGTATAATGAAAATCATAATACAAGATTATATACCTCTATATTTTGAATATACACTCCATACATTATAGGACTGGGCCGCAAAATCATATATATCAGAATATTTCTGACCAAAACAAGGCACACATTGGAACTTTGATTGATAGGAACAGTATTGTAGGAATGACTGGTACTTTAACAAAATATTGACACAATGagtattagaacaagtacaTTAGTCTGTTTATATGATGACATACTTTCTGAACTGCAGCCATTAAAAGgtacactatgtagtttgggggaagacaTTGTAATTAGAAGAGAAAGACCTTCatgactgactgaataaactaaataaagtaactgcctttgttttcatgacttaagAAACAAATGGACTTAAGAActttatactgttttaccttcactgtatttggcggaccctgccacctttctaccttcaaatattgttctggggacctttttcctctgagaatggGATcttgttttagtttgtattgtattattacctcattaatattttacattttaaaattctgcCTTGGAattgtgatttcattttcactaCATAGCGCcactttaaaaccaggaaaggACAACAGTTATACTACATCATATAATTATATCCAGACAGTATATAGTCTCCGGTCACAGTAATAACCAGAAATATGTGTGCATTTATTGGGCCAGCCCCACCGTCAATGTTCACTTGAGAGCGAGACATTCGTCTTTTCACTAAGAGGTGAATGAGACACAGTCAAAAGCTGTACTGGGAAAGAGTTAGGAGACTAAATGGGCTCTGTGTTACCATCTGTAGCAATTCACTTTTTTATcggccatatgtgagcggattgtaatgtgatgtgaaaaattaGACCCCTCCAGTCTCTTGTAGTTGTCTATACAAGCTTggagacaattttttttttaggttgctCAATGCTGGACTGTAGAATTCTTTGTGAAGGACACTGGTTGAATTTTCAGTCCAAAGGATATGACTTTGTGTACGTACTCAAGCACCTtttctcagtgcctctctctcactccgctaacagagagcaacagtagctaacatttAGACATGGAGCCGCttggcttccagcacaacacagacgttccacagagccccttgAAACCTTGAGTGTAGACCATTaacaacatgtcacacatgGAGCAGGACATGAAAAGTTTATCTTGCACATAACCACACAGCATACAAATGTGTTCtttgaaaatacaattttactCTATGATGTTCATacaactgcttttattttttgaatttttttttttttaaatagtatTTTCACTGTTGAGGGAAGTTAAAACTCAAAAGGCAGACTTCTCTCAGCATTGTACACATACTGgcagtaaaagtgaaaaataaaaactaaaagttCAATATACAACACATggtaaaaataacaaacaataacTTGTCAAGCTCTATGTTCTGGCATTCATTCATCAGAAAACTAGAAAATGATACATTAGAGAGGGAAGTAAGATACCACTGGAGCCCTTTGGCATTCTCAATCGCAATGCTCCGCTGACATTCTTTGTTTtcgttgtgttttcatttgctcAGCACctataaaatcaaatcaaaaaactGAGTCCCTACAGAGTTAGGATACTTTGATCCCTGGCTATTGCTCTCACAGTCTCCCAACTCCCATTTCATGAAAAGACTCCTGTAtcagctgttcttttttttttttttagaagcagATGAAGTTGAGAGACTCAGATCACTGTTGGACTTTGAATCAACTTAAATGTGCAGAAAACCTCAGTGAGCATAAGGTAGTGTTCGTTTTCTGTCTTCTACAAAGCATTGTACAGTCACGTTATTTACATATTCAGTATATTACAGCGCACTCTTTTTACTCTCAGTAGCTTGTGTGGTGCGTTCGATGCAGTGCTTGCTCACTCTCCTTCGTGGAGAGGGCCCCTTCCCGTCTCTCTGTGCTTCTGTGACTCATCTATTGTCCTCAGATTGGTAAATGGCAGGTTTTAACTGTGAGTGGGTGTCTCTGAGGGAAAGAAGGGGCCTTTGTGACGAAGATTATCGAGAGTCAGGGTGTCTGTCAGTTTTCTGAAAGACTAGAATACTCTGAAATGCACAGGTGGAAATGCATAGTGTATTAACTGCAATGAGTACAACATTTCATTAGGAGAAGCATTAGCTCTGTTAGTGTGTTACAGTACTGCACCTTTGAGAAATGATTCACCTGTTTGGAGGGAAGCTGTTGTGAAGTTTGGGTTGGTTGTTCTTTGGAGGCACATGGTTGATTTTTAAGGTTGCAGGCAGACATGGAGTGCTACTTTAGTTGAGAGGAAATCAAGAAAATGGCTTCACACGCAGTCCATTTCCACCTGCAACAATGTGCAAGGTTttctacaaaacacaaagttgtgCCTAACAGCGCTCTTCCCTGCTTCAGGGAAGGAGGGGATTCAGCTTATCAGGGGCAAATAAGAATCATTTAGTCCCCAATTAACCCCTCAGTCATGATGCAGCAAACACCCATGAAGATCTCAGCACCTATTCATACATTTCTCTGAGCAGGGTGGTGATGTAGGACTATATCTCTggtccccccttttttttttcttatttcatcgGGTTAGACATTAGCACTTGTTCAAGCGTTGTGAACGTGGGCCATAGGTGAACTGGATGTAAGCAACATGACCACAGCTCTATCAGCTGAGAGTCACTCTGCCTACAAAGCACAGGATGCCAGGCGCAGCAGGCTGACCCCAGACCAACTGTTTGAGATTGATCTAGATAAGGCCCTGTGTGTTCTTTTGGGCTTACAAAGCTGTGACACATGGGCAGTTTTTGAGGCAATGTTGTGCAGCATTTATTCCCATATCTTCTGCCTAGTACAGATGTTGCTCATTGTCATTGACTGACTACCTTACTGAGTCATTATGCTGAGAATACTGTGAAATTCCCTGCAAATGCCTCTAGGCAGCAGTGTCATCACAGTTAAAAGGACAGGGTGATCCTGGACTAGGGCTCCAAGCTGCACCAGGATACCCaggattgttttgtttgtttacattccaATCTAAAACATCTCCCCACTGGTCAAAGCTTTTATAAATATATTGGAAATCATCCCCATTGCCTGAATGAACTGCGTATGGATCAGTGCTGGCAGACTGAAGCTCTGGTCACTGGAGAgagtccagcagggggcaggaGTGTGAGCGGATGTCGTTGTGTTTGTGGATGGCCCCGTCCAAGTCCACCGGCCGTCCATTGACACTGACCTCCATACAGCCGCTGTAGGGCGCCGACACCAGCGTGTGCACCAGCGGGACATCTGAAGGGAAGAAATGACAACATGAGATCCAACAGATGGACTGAGCCTCAACTGTGAACTCTCAATGACCAAGCAAAACTATGTTATTTAGTATTAACCAACATTTTAGCAAATAAACATGATCGTTCTCATCAAGTTGTCGAACTTTTGGTCAAAATGACAAATTCCTTATTATGGTTTCTTTCTAGTTTGGGGACTGTTGGATAACATAAATTATTTACTCAGCTATAGTACATGACAACAGCCATTCACAAAAAGAAGGATAATTTATTGTTGACATGCTTTGGATGATTTAGACAGATGTGGCTGAGGGAGAGCCTTCATGTTTTAATATGCCAATTTATGGTTCCTTATGTCTGCCAACTTTAGATGCCTCtatcattttaataattatcttaaatataattttaaagagactacaaggaacttttaattGGCTATGAAGCAGTCTCACTTTAATACTGGTGCTTctttatgacctacataagaACAGAGACCTTGGTGAAAAGTTCGACTATTTCTGTATAATTACTATGGTTATTTTTAACACCAGCCCCCGGGTCGGATTCTGACTTATCCAGGTCGAAGATTATGAAATCATGAAATCTATATTTCATGAGGAAGCGTTGAATTGAGGGGTTTCATGGCTTGAGTttaaaagctgctctgtagtctggtggtatggcagtaTAACAAGGTTTCACAATTGACGTTTGTCCACAGAGggctcaaaaaagaaaaattaaatctTCTTGTAGTAGCTTCAACTACAGATAATTTCTTAAAACCCCAAAATACGGCTTGTAAATGTGCTTGTCCTCACCAGGGAGGCCTCCTATGAAGGTGCTGGACTGTGACAGGAGGTCAGTGGGAACATCTGCATCTTCACTTCGTCCAGGCTGGCCGTCGACCAGCAGCAGGGTTTGGTTGCCTGAGATTGTCACCTGGATTTTATGGCTCTCACCGTCACACAATGGGGCCGGAGAACTGGCGATGATGACATCTCCTACAGACACCAGAACAAACTGAAGACGCAGAATGAATCAGTAGAGAGATCAGACAGTCATTTTACAAGTATACAGAGATTTAGGTACTCACATCTCGCCATTCATCAGTGCCGGGATGATAGTCGGCTAGAGCAATGGAGAGCGGAACTCTGTCCTGGTGAACGAGTGCAAACAGCACTCCAATCGCAGACGTGGGACGCAGGTTCAGCTGGACGCTCAGGTTCTGTGATTCTGAAGTGAtgagaacaggaagtgaaagaacAGCAGGTCATGAACTTCATTCACAAACAgaccaaacaaaatgttgacataaGAGCAGGCGATGATGGGAGCCAAGTAACATTCAcccaaacaaattaaacattgaCTAATAACGTCAGGGAGACGCAGTTGATCTCAGTTATGTAAAACCTCGCTGTGCTATGCATCGCATAcccccacatgcacacattgtACCATAGCTGATATTGAAGAGAGCGAATCCTGTGCCGGGGTAATAAGCTCCAGGATCCTCAACGCTGAAACACTGCATGTTGTCGTTGGACCGAATGGTTTCTTGTATGGATGTATCTTCACCCGTCAACCACCTCCAGTCCCTCATACAGCCATCAAGACGGGGGTTCACCTGCATCATAATTACAATAGTTGAGAAATTTGTAAAGAACATCTCGTTTTTGTACACACTTAAGTAAATACACAAGCACATACAAACAACCACCTGATTGACGAGGCCGTCCTCTCTGAAAGGAACTCCTCCCACAGTAAGGTTGAGCTCATGCATGCCCTTCTTTAGCGTGAACAGGTCACCGTTTACTGCAATCTTCATGACTGCCTCCCTGTCGATCTTAATCACTAGACTCCGCCCCTGCTCCTCAACAGAGatctatgaaaaaaaacaggatattaAGGAGCTTTTAATCAGTTAATGAAGATGATGTAGACAACAACATATTCCTGTTAATGACAGAGAAATTTCCAACCTTTCTCCACTGGCCGTCATTGACAATGGGTCCGCTGCTGGTGACCCTGCTGACTGTGCCGTACTTCAGCTGCAGTTCCAGCTTCCCATGGTGCATTGCCAGCACAATCCACGAGCTGTTTAGGTGACCTCCGGCAAAGAAGATGACCCCTTCAGGGTCGTAAGTGCGGAAGTCAAACTCTgctgaaaagctggaaaaagaGGAGCCATGAATGTATATGTTATTATGATAAAGATAAATGAGAATCCATTCGAAAAcgcaaaaagagagaaacaattCCTTTTAGTGATCAAAATATTCAGGGTATGTTTCATCTGTTATCCACTTGGCACTCAAACAAAGTGGGTGGAATTTTCCCAGCTATTAATAGATTTAATCGTGACTATGTTTGGCAAAAACACATTCCCCCTTCAAATTAGGATTATTAGGCCTTGAATTTACACTTTGAACTGTTCAGCTTGCTGTATCACTTTAAGACAAACATggccttttaaaacaaaaaaacatgagcaaGAATTAAAACAGGATTAAAGTCTAAAGGTTGAATTATGCTTCGTCATAATACACATAAAtgtcaacagattttaaaaagctgactGATAAAAAGCTCCACAGAAATGGGCCACTTACATCCACTTTTATgcttaaatgatttaaaactataataaaaaaaatgtttctggctatatatatatactttacCTCAGGTAAAAACATTGAGACAGTTTGTcagtgatgtttgttgttgggAGACAACTATTGAGGGAGTTGTGCATCTAAAGAAAACTTTCTCACCCAGTCTGAATCCTCCTGCGGAAACGAAGCCTCACCACCGGCACACCACTGAACATACGGCCCAGGTAGAGGGAACGAGAGTTCCTCTTCAGAGACGGCGTCATACAGGGAGTTAAaggctgtgaaaacacagacagacagaaaacaagctAAAGATAACACATGCTGCTACTTCAAACTTTGTTTGACTCAGTGAAAATGGTACAAGAATGTAGTTTATAGTTCTTATTTGACAGTAAAAGTGAAAGCTGAACTATGAAATTGCTGTTCAATATTTGCCACAGTTAATGTATTTCACCTTACAGCTCCTGAGGTCCTGGCTCAGCTTTGTGCCCTGACGACCATCACAGAAGCAACGGAAACTCCCTGGAGTGTTCAGACactcctctgcacacacacctgtctcacactcATCCACATCTGAGAGTTGATGGAGCAGGTTGACAAGataaaagagaaggagagatgatAGCCAGACAGAGAATCAGAGAGTTCAAAAAGTTATCAGAGTCAAATTGAACTTTCAACATAAACTTTCAAGGATCTAACATCAGTTCTACTGGcatgaaaaaaaggttttcctgTCAACATATCTGGGAACTAAAACAACACTTGAGTCAAGTGGTCTTTGACGTTGTTTGGGGGGAATCTCCCTGCTTCATATACAACCCTACATGGCCATGAGACTGGCTATAAAAAATTCTCAGAAGAGAGACATGGAGGTTATGAAAAGTCTGGTTCCTACTGCAGAGCCAAACAGGGCACAAAATGATTAATGACTCTGGTTCAAGTTTGTGAACTCTTGTTTAATATTTTTACCAACAGACCTGAGGGTTGTGGTTATTAATCTTATCATGTTATCTTTCCAATTCCAAGGCAGCATTTCAGGCATTGAGTCTAAAAGTGTATGTTGAGCAGTCAGCTAATACCTCTTGCTACAATTTTAGGACAAAACACGAGATAAAAGTTGCATTTCTTACATCTTGTGCTCGTAATTGCATTTATTATGTTCCACTAAGGCGACTTGAAGATTTGGCTCGATGGTAGTGCTGTGTTTGCACCGATggttgttttcaggtcaaacgTTTCAAGTGTGATTTGGTGTTCTCAAGATGACGAgatgtgtcttctgtgtttgtgaattCTGACTACTGCTTTTAAGCGAATGTATTTTGCATTTAAGAAATATATGTGTCCTGACTAAATCTGAAACAGAAACTACTCTGGCAATAACATTATGTAACAAGCAAATATAAATCACAGAGTCACTGGCGTAGTAAACCCCTGAAATAAACTTCTTCTGAAAGCATTGAGACGGTGACCTGTCACCTACTTATACAGAATTTCTCTGAATGTCTTTGCATTCCTTTCCTGACCCCCACAACACAGCTGCATCGCGACCTGCTGAGGCTGAAACTGCTCCTCTGTCAGTTCTCATGAAACTctgagtctgtttgtgtcttacCAACACAGCTCTTGGTTTCATTGTCATAGACGTAGCCGACATCACACAAGCAATCGTAGCTGCCCTCCTTATTCTCACACTGTGCTGTTCCACAGATACCTGGATCCTCACACTCATCCAcatctgaaaaaacacaaaaatgtggtCAGCTGGACAGGAAATAAGAAGATAAAAGGCAAACTTCTGAGATGTGATCTGAGGAGGTTATTTGAACCTGTGCTCATTAGTGTCacagagaaatgtgtcaaaacacCAGATACTTACTTTAAAGGACTGAGTTATATTTATTGTGAGTTCATGAACATTTATATCATCAATAGAGagcaatatttaaaaaaataataaatacagaaaaccTCCCCTGTAAACAAAGATTGTTCGCTCAACCTAAGTTTGTAATGTCAGAGTGGGTTCAGGGTCTGAGaggttgaaatgttttgctttaacgctcaaaaaaacacatcagtttcctCATACTGTCCCCCTTCAAGGCCCCCCTCCCTAaaacccagtctcctctgattagtcagctcacacaggcctgagccaACATCACCGGCTGTGTCTCCAGTTGcctctgtcttgttttcatctttcGGTTAACTTCACTTCTACTGTGGATATAGGTATatatgtgcaaatgtgtgaaatgttgacGTGGTGTGATGTCAAAAAGTCAGGGAATTAATGCCGGAAatactgacgaggcatttcagaaACTTCAGGAGGTTCAGGAGCttttctgtgagagagagaggatctgTCATCATGACACTTTGGggtttttaacttttaagacCTTTTACATGTACAGGAATCTATGTGATACactgcaggagggaaaaaaactaaGAAAGCAGAGAGGTCTCCTctaacaacaaaatgtattcttCAAGACAGTTGAAGATAATCATGTTTTAAGACAGAATAACACTGCCATGAGAATTACTTTAGGGACCTCAATCATGGAAACTCTTCATATTCCAAATCCTtccaaattaattaaaaatatgtatgtaatgtatgtaacaTTAATTGCAGCGATTTCATATCTGTCAAAATGCAGACTGTGTCAGACAGTGTTTTTCGTGTAATACTGACATGAATCCAGTTGTTATATGATGTCCATCTATACTTTGTGGCTTACCATTACACATGTGGCGTCCTACCAGCATGTAGCCTTGGTGACACGAGCAGCGGTAACTGCCCATAGTGTTGTTGCACTCGTGGTCACACCCTCCGTTTCTCTTGCTGCACTCGTCGAC includes:
- the LOC119017567 gene encoding transmembrane protein 255B isoform X6, producing the protein MSMSREGFGPLSTWHRVSDIDHQCYQTSADIFILCSRDGWTAWIRDVLEEGGQSHTHATSLDTRDTRPLVEDMCDFYASGSGYMYDSYYTEVTCRSFDKACKLKLRSNTCYCCYLYNCEGTEYHTQYYEFTGVSSCWDVIHLHRLLWASVALNVLGMFLGIIAAAILGAYKDMQKPTPQMAPSPTPPPHILYNPNQHMLSYAGFCPSGQALPAYPNYPIPMQKSTMPTFYSGDWAGHSVNPDGSCSTSTSQSPQISRSIHNGSYQPPTTPQLIPEGGPASSTCLSEENQNQQPSQQAPTQPQPQGGTQEPGGYMLTPNAPVLYGSSYSPFEKPPPYAC
- the LOC119017567 gene encoding transmembrane protein 255B isoform X2, yielding MWIPPLDFVSSLNYLKFGLSCSWRLSCHPLSSSHSSSVQYLRRRKSALWVTVSLLALALVVLTIGLISATRTDNVPVAGYYPGITLSFGAFLGIVGIHLVENRRPMLTAAIIFISIGVIASFFCAIVDGIIASEFIDTRPLVEDMCDFYASGSGYMYDSYYTEVTCRSFDKACKLKLRSNTCYCCYLYNCEGTEYHTQYYEFTGVSSCWDVIHLHRLLWASVALNVLGMFLGIIAAAILGAYKDMKPTPQMAPSPTPPPHILYNPNQHMLSYAGFCPSGQALPAYPNYPIPMQKSTMPTFYSGDWAGHSVNPDGSCSTSTSQSPQISRSIHNGSYQPPTTPQLIPEGGPASSTCLSEENQNQQPSQQAPTQPQPQGGTQEPGGYMLTPNAPVLYGSSYSPFEKPPPYAC
- the LOC119017567 gene encoding transmembrane protein 255B isoform X5, with protein sequence MQQPETQQATQQTATEILDPDVQYLRRRKSALWVTVSLLALALVVLTIGLISATRTDNVPVAGYYPGITLSFGAFLGIVGIHLVENRRPMLTAAIIFISIGVIASFFCAIVDGIIASEFIDTRPLVEDMCDFYASGSGYMYDSYYTEVTCRSFDKACKLKLRSNTCYCCYLYNCEGTEYHTQYYEFTGVSSCWDVIHLHRLLWASVALNVLGMFLGIIAAAILGAYKDMQKPTPQMAPSPTPPPHILYNPNQHMLSYAGFCPSGQALPAYPNYPIPMQHNGSYQPPTTPQLIPEGGPASSTCLSEENQNQQPSQQAPTQPQPQGGTQEPGGYMLTPNAPVLYGSSYSPFEKPPPYAC
- the LOC119017567 gene encoding transmembrane protein 255B isoform X3 produces the protein MQQPETQQATQQTATEILDPDVQYLRRRKSALWVTVSLLALALVVLTIGLISATRTDNVPVAGYYPGITLSFGAFLGIVGIHLVENRRPMLTAAIIFISIGVIASFFCAIVDGIIASEFIDTRPLVEDMCDFYASGSGYMYDSYYTEVTCRSFDKACKLKLRSNTCYCCYLYNCEGTEYHTQYYEFTGVSSCWDVIHLHRLLWASVALNVLGMFLGIIAAAILGAYKDMQKPTPQMAPSPTPPPHILYNPNQHMLSYAGFCPSGQALPAYPNYPIPMQKSTMPTFYSGDWAGHSVNPDGSCSTSTSQSPQISRSIHNGSYQPPTTPQLIPEGGPASSTCLSEENQNQQPSQQAPTQPQPQGGTQEPGGYMLTPNAPVLYGSSYSPFEKPPPYAC
- the LOC119017567 gene encoding transmembrane protein 255B isoform X1, with the protein product MWIPPLDFVSSLNYLKFGLSCSWRLSCHPLSSSHSSSVQYLRRRKSALWVTVSLLALALVVLTIGLISATRTDNVPVAGYYPGITLSFGAFLGIVGIHLVENRRPMLTAAIIFISIGVIASFFCAIVDGIIASEFIDTRPLVEDMCDFYASGSGYMYDSYYTEVTCRSFDKACKLKLRSNTCYCCYLYNCEGTEYHTQYYEFTGVSSCWDVIHLHRLLWASVALNVLGMFLGIIAAAILGAYKDMQKPTPQMAPSPTPPPHILYNPNQHMLSYAGFCPSGQALPAYPNYPIPMQKSTMPTFYSGDWAGHSVNPDGSCSTSTSQSPQISRSIHNGSYQPPTTPQLIPEGGPASSTCLSEENQNQQPSQQAPTQPQPQGGTQEPGGYMLTPNAPVLYGSSYSPFEKPPPYAC
- the gas6 gene encoding growth arrest-specific protein 6, translating into MRRTPTKSLSSATLLILLVARWSHGISLSPQEANQFLSRHRRANQVFEETKQGHLERECVEERCTKEEAREVFENDPETDYFYPKYLACLDKFGDAAKKKEDLVTCVHNIPDQCSPSPCNARGTVRCEDKKGDFLCHCFTGWAGASCEKDVDECSKRNGGCDHECNNTMGSYRCSCHQGYMLVGRHMCNDVDECEDPGICGTAQCENKEGSYDCLCDVGYVYDNETKSCVDVDECETGVCAEECLNTPGSFRCFCDGRQGTKLSQDLRSCKPLTPCMTPSLKRNSRSLYLGRMFSGVPVVRLRFRRRIQTGFSAEFDFRTYDPEGVIFFAGGHLNSSWIVLAMHHGKLELQLKYGTVSRVTSSGPIVNDGQWRKISVEEQGRSLVIKIDREAVMKIAVNGDLFTLKKGMHELNLTVGGVPFREDGLVNQVNPRLDGCMRDWRWLTGEDTSIQETIRSNDNMQCFSVEDPGAYYPGTGFALFNISYESQNLSVQLNLRPTSAIGVLFALVHQDRVPLSIALADYHPGTDEWRDFVLVSVGDVIIASSPAPLCDGESHKIQVTISGNQTLLLVDGQPGRSEDADVPTDLLSQSSTFIGGLPDVPLVHTLVSAPYSGCMEVSVNGRPVDLDGAIHKHNDIRSHSCPLLDSLQ